The following coding sequences are from one Lolium rigidum isolate FL_2022 chromosome 6, APGP_CSIRO_Lrig_0.1, whole genome shotgun sequence window:
- the LOC124662415 gene encoding protein DETOXIFICATION 16-like: MRLVWLAGPLVASGIFQCALQLVSVMFVGHLGELPLAGASLATSLANVTGFSFLVGMSSALDTLCGQAFGARQYHLLGVYKQRAMLVLALACVPIVVVWANTTRILLLLGQDRSIAAEAGAYAWLLVPSLVPYVPLVCHIRFLQTQSIVVPVMASSAATALSHVLVCWALVHKAGMGSKGAALSNTVSSCINLALLTLYTRLSGACKRTWTGFSMDALKELRQFAGLAFPSAMMLCLEWWSFELLVLLSGLLPNPELETSVLSICLNTGALMFMVPAGLCTAISTRVSNELGAGKPEAAKLATRVVVCMALCGGLVMSVAMILLRKFWGYLYSNEEEVVTYIARMIPVLAISFFIDGIHTSLSGVITGCGEQKIGARVNLAAFYLAGIPLAVFLAFVLHLNGMGLWLGIVCGSLTKLLLLVWIVLSINWEKEVRTCNFYVTIHFPLGNNI, from the exons ATGCGGCTTGTGTGGCTGGCGGGGCCGTTGGTGGCAAGCGGCATCTTCCAGTGCGCTCTGCAGCTGGTGTCCGTGATGTTCGTGGGCCATCTCGGCGAGCTTCCCCTCGCCGGCGCCTCTCTCGCCACCtccctcgccaacgtcaccggctTCAGCTTTCTCGTCGGCATGTCGAGCGCGCTGGACACGCTGTGCGGGCAGGCGTTCGGCGCGCGGCAGTACCACCTCCTCGGCGTGTACAAGCAGCGGGCGATGCTGGTGCTCGCGCTGGCCTGCGTCCCCATCGTCGTCGTGTGGGCCAACACCACCAGGATCCTACTGCTCCTCGGCCAGGACCGGTCCATCGCCGCCGAGGCCGGCGCCTATGCGTGGTTGCTCGTCCCGTCGCTCGTCCCCTACGTGCCTCTCGTCTGCCACATCCGCTTCCTACAGACGCAGAGCATCGTCGTGCCGGTGATGGCCAGCTCCGCCGCCACGGCGCTCAGCCACGTCCTAGTGTGCTGGGCGCTGGTGCACAAGGCCGGCATGGGGAGCAAAGGCGCGGCGCTCAGCAACACCGTCTCCTCCTGCATCAACCTGGCTCTACTGACCCTGTACACGAGGCTGTCGGGAGCTTGCAAGAGAACGTGGACTGGGTTCTCCATGGACGCCCTCAAGGAGCTGCGACAGTTTGCAGGGCTCGCATTCCCATCGGCAATGATGCTTTG TTTGGAGTGGTGGTCGTTTGAACTGCTTGTGCTGCTCTCTGGTCTTCTGCCTAATCCTGAACTTGAGACGTCAGTATTGTCCATATG TCTTAATACGGGCGCTCTCATGTTCATGGTGCCAGCTGGTCTCTGCACAGCCATAAG TACACGCGTTTCCAATGAACTTGGTGCCGGTAAGCCTGAGGCAGCGAAGCTAGCGACAAGAGTAGTCGTATGTATGGCCTTGTGTGGAGGCTTGGTCATGTCTGTTGCAATGATTCTGCTACGCAAATTCTGGGGCTATTTGTACAGCAATGAGGAGGAAGTCGTCACATACATTGCACGGATGATACCAGTTCTTGCGATATCCTTCTTTATAGATGGAATCCATACTTCTCTTTCAG GTGTGATAACTGGATGTGGTGAGCAGAAGATTGGTGCTCGTGTCAATCTCGCCGCGTTCTACTTGGCAGGCATCCCCTTGGCCGTGTTTCTTGCATTTGTCCTGCATCTGAATGGAATG GGTCTTTGGCTCGGCATAGTTTGTGGTAGTCTCACAAAGCTTTTGTTGCTCGTGTGGATCGTACTTTCAATAAACTGGGAAAAAGAAGTAAGAACTTGCAACTTTTATGTGACCATACATTTTCCTTTGGGCAACAATATCTGA